One genomic segment of Polyangiaceae bacterium includes these proteins:
- a CDS encoding PhnD/SsuA/transferrin family substrate-binding protein: MSDDTLLLGAVAYDAKVVPIWEGFKAWFAQRGLAFDFVLYSNYERQVCAHLDGHVHVAWNSPLAWLQSVRAGAKRGRKAEAIAMRDTDQDLTSLVLVRADSPLRELRDLKGKRVGVGAKDSPQATLIPLVSIAEAGVDSGADFDVVMHDVLVGKHGDHIGGERDAARALMASGVDAACVIDGNHILFAREGVLPADSVRVLHRTGAYDHCNFTVFDDAPRESVAKFRELLLSMRYDDPVVRPLLDMEGLKEWKPGRTSGYALLERACDRSGELDAWVQGLG; this comes from the coding sequence ATGAGTGACGACACATTGCTACTCGGCGCCGTGGCTTACGACGCCAAGGTCGTGCCCATTTGGGAAGGCTTCAAGGCGTGGTTCGCACAGCGCGGACTGGCCTTCGACTTCGTGCTGTACTCGAACTACGAGCGTCAGGTGTGCGCACACCTCGACGGTCACGTGCACGTTGCTTGGAACTCGCCTTTGGCGTGGTTGCAGAGCGTGCGCGCTGGCGCCAAGCGGGGCCGCAAGGCCGAGGCCATCGCCATGCGCGACACGGATCAGGATTTGACGAGCTTGGTGCTGGTCCGGGCCGACAGCCCTCTGCGCGAGCTCAGAGATCTGAAGGGCAAGCGCGTTGGCGTTGGCGCCAAGGACTCGCCCCAAGCGACGCTGATCCCGTTGGTGTCCATCGCAGAGGCGGGCGTCGACTCGGGCGCGGACTTCGACGTCGTGATGCACGACGTCCTGGTCGGTAAGCACGGCGACCACATCGGAGGCGAGCGCGATGCGGCGCGTGCGTTGATGGCCAGCGGTGTCGATGCGGCCTGTGTGATCGACGGCAATCACATCCTCTTCGCTCGCGAAGGGGTACTCCCCGCGGACAGCGTGCGCGTCTTGCATCGCACAGGTGCTTACGATCACTGCAACTTCACCGTCTTCGACGACGCGCCCCGGGAGTCGGTCGCGAAGTTTCGCGAATTGCTGTTGTCCATGCGCTACGACGATCCCGTCGTGCGCCCGCTGCTCGACATGGAGGGGTTGAAGGAATGGAAGCCTGGGCGCACCAGCGGCTACGCGCTGCTCGAGCGAGCATGCGACCGCAGTGGCGAGCTCGACGCTTGGGTTCAGGGACTTGGTTGA
- a CDS encoding flagellin, which yields MALITQTNIASLETQKNISKTNMALQKSFARLSSGFRITSAADDAAGLAISESMKTQVRSYTVAERNANDAISMTQTAEAALGEMHNIMGRMREMAMQGANGAMSSTDRGYLDTEFKLLQNEVTRIQDSTKFNGVKLLSNTATSIQFQVGLNNTASDQITVTFGGPGLTTLLAATTTLSGATATASLVALGRIDTALSAISTSRASFGAALNRLEVVTSNIQTMRLNIASANSRIRDVDVAEETAHLARSQVLSQAGVAVLAQANQLPQMALNLVRGG from the coding sequence ATGGCCCTGATCACGCAAACCAACATCGCGTCTCTCGAGACTCAGAAGAACATCTCGAAGACAAACATGGCGCTGCAAAAGAGTTTTGCACGTCTATCCAGCGGCTTCCGCATCACGTCGGCAGCAGACGATGCAGCTGGCCTCGCCATCAGTGAGAGCATGAAGACGCAAGTGCGCTCCTACACCGTGGCTGAGCGCAACGCCAACGACGCCATCAGCATGACGCAGACGGCGGAAGCGGCCCTGGGCGAGATGCACAACATCATGGGGCGCATGCGCGAAATGGCGATGCAAGGCGCCAACGGCGCCATGAGCTCCACGGACCGTGGCTACCTCGACACCGAGTTCAAGCTGCTACAGAACGAGGTCACACGCATTCAGGACTCCACCAAGTTCAACGGCGTGAAGCTGCTCTCCAACACGGCGACCAGCATTCAGTTCCAGGTGGGCCTGAACAACACGGCCAGCGATCAGATCACCGTCACCTTCGGCGGCCCGGGGCTGACCACGCTCCTGGCAGCGACGACCACCCTGTCCGGTGCGACGGCGACCGCATCGTTGGTCGCTCTGGGTCGCATCGACACTGCCCTGAGCGCCATCTCCACCTCGCGCGCGAGCTTTGGCGCCGCCCTCAACCGACTTGAGGTCGTGACCAGCAACATCCAAACCATGCGCCTGAACATCGCCTCGGCCAACAGCCGCATTCGCGACGTGGACGTGGCGGAGGAAACTGCGCACCTCGCGAGAAGCCAGGTATTGAGTCAGGCGGGCGTGGCGGTGTTGGCCCAAGCCAACCAGCTGCCGCAGATGGCCTTGAACCTGGTTCGGGGCGGCTAG
- a CDS encoding ferritin-like domain-containing protein: MVELRLGDLGLHEGGHLLLERALADIPVGQALSVQGVSPTLAIDLAAWCRAQGHAYDGTRVTRGSATLARWRGAERAGQPDAALPDAVVERPPARWGLAARGALVEAGAPEPAFLLTDKRSVWSEDVARLYAQAAAAQWDPALAVPWEAVEELPTEIEGAVVQIMTYLVENENAALLVPARFLSQLHPHFREAMQLLAIQCADEARHVEVFTRRALLQQGQLGTSSAGGQASLQSLMREPDFALAMFLLSVMGEGTFLSLLWFIREHAPDPVTEAVVRLAAQDEARHVAFGLSHLARHAEQEPSLRGRLAAAVERRHGALAQTAGLNQDVFDALTLLAAGSFEPAAIRRGHRAVSQLQQEMDGARRQRLERLGFSTGEAETLSALHTRNFM, from the coding sequence TTGGTTGAACTACGCCTAGGTGATCTGGGCTTGCACGAAGGCGGCCACCTGCTGCTCGAACGCGCCTTGGCTGACATCCCGGTCGGCCAGGCGCTCTCGGTGCAGGGCGTGAGTCCAACGCTCGCTATCGACTTGGCCGCCTGGTGCCGCGCCCAAGGGCACGCCTACGACGGTACTCGGGTCACGCGTGGCAGCGCCACGCTGGCGCGCTGGCGAGGCGCCGAGCGTGCGGGGCAGCCCGACGCGGCGCTTCCCGACGCCGTCGTGGAACGGCCGCCTGCGCGCTGGGGTCTGGCTGCGCGGGGTGCGCTGGTGGAGGCCGGTGCCCCGGAGCCCGCATTTCTGCTGACGGACAAGCGTTCGGTGTGGTCGGAAGACGTGGCTCGACTCTACGCCCAGGCGGCTGCGGCACAGTGGGATCCCGCGCTGGCGGTGCCCTGGGAAGCGGTGGAGGAGCTGCCGACGGAGATCGAGGGCGCGGTGGTCCAGATCATGACGTACCTGGTGGAGAACGAGAACGCCGCGCTACTCGTGCCCGCGCGCTTCTTGTCTCAGTTGCATCCGCACTTCCGTGAGGCGATGCAGTTGCTCGCGATTCAGTGCGCGGATGAGGCGCGCCACGTGGAAGTGTTCACGCGCCGCGCGCTACTGCAGCAGGGCCAGCTAGGAACGAGCAGTGCCGGTGGTCAGGCCTCACTGCAGTCCTTGATGAGAGAGCCAGACTTCGCACTGGCGATGTTCTTGCTCAGCGTGATGGGCGAGGGCACGTTTCTGTCGTTGCTTTGGTTCATTCGCGAACACGCGCCGGACCCAGTGACCGAGGCGGTGGTGCGCCTCGCGGCTCAGGACGAAGCGCGTCACGTGGCTTTCGGGCTCTCGCACTTGGCGCGCCATGCCGAGCAGGAACCGTCCTTGCGCGGGCGCCTGGCCGCGGCGGTGGAGCGACGGCACGGCGCTCTGGCGCAGACGGCTGGACTCAATCAAGACGTTTTCGACGCGCTCACGCTCCTTGCCGCGGGCAGCTTCGAGCCCGCCGCGATCCGTCGGGGTCACCGCGCGGTCTCTCAGTTGCAGCAGGAAATGGACGGTGCACGTCGCCAACGCCTGGAACGCCTGGGTTTCTCGACGGGTGAAGCCGAGACGCTGTCGGCTTTGCATACGCGCAACTTCATGTAG
- a CDS encoding 6-hydroxymethylpterin diphosphokinase MptE-like protein has protein sequence MNVSITSNPSELQAPQAVCAEVFEENLRYLGLGPHTETALRAATANAKVTSLPSGGVGLTTRGHVLDAHVEVNVPKSTDSVTVIFGLGAGNTVREVRAQTSGRVVVYEPDAGIARAVLEHGPVDLGDVDLVTDLFDLSQAWPAIAQTQTTVTVVRSAGYSDLFPAQAATLTSKLEELVARVGVNVNTYRTRAAVWVDDLLENLELLVDRPTFMALENALPGVPAFIVGAGPSLGKNGPLLAEAAKKGLVISVNTSARALASYGVEPQVLACLESVDVSHLLKDLPFIDRVVRAISLTAHPNTLRTGQGPLLPVYEALPEISFPLAELTGLMGLPVCGSVTTAAFSLAQRLGCNPIVLVGQDLAYTDGQAYARGTAYADSKARISEDGQCLELDWCDTLKQTHNAGTSEMHEREAVEWVTAWGGKGIVPTGMSFTPVRAWFGDAAKVLEREFPGTSLVNATEGGARIDGFREQSLADVLASLPERRVSNDDLVRRARCRMKAVSADALRSFALQKAEAAGTVGKRARHARALATRALGAMRQGEHGKIPALFAKLEAAEAALREAVRRAPLVDTYGFAEVDAALGVQSDSGDAANDARTALEREVRVTSAIIQASKRLRTKFLSMAARLEASVEGRQHP, from the coding sequence GAGCTCCAGGCGCCTCAGGCCGTCTGCGCGGAGGTGTTCGAGGAGAACCTTCGCTACCTGGGGCTTGGCCCTCACACCGAGACAGCCCTGCGCGCGGCAACGGCAAATGCCAAGGTCACGTCGCTTCCTTCGGGCGGCGTAGGGCTCACGACGCGCGGTCACGTGCTGGACGCGCACGTGGAGGTGAACGTCCCGAAGTCCACGGACAGCGTCACGGTGATCTTCGGCCTCGGTGCCGGGAACACCGTCCGCGAGGTACGAGCCCAAACCTCAGGTCGCGTGGTGGTGTACGAACCCGATGCGGGCATCGCGCGCGCGGTGTTGGAGCACGGCCCGGTCGACCTCGGCGACGTCGACTTGGTCACTGACTTGTTCGACCTGAGCCAAGCGTGGCCTGCCATCGCGCAGACCCAAACCACGGTGACGGTGGTCCGCAGCGCTGGCTACTCGGACCTGTTCCCCGCGCAAGCAGCAACGCTCACCAGCAAACTGGAAGAGTTGGTCGCTCGCGTTGGCGTCAACGTGAACACGTATCGCACTCGTGCGGCGGTGTGGGTGGACGATCTGCTCGAGAACCTCGAGCTTCTCGTGGATCGTCCCACCTTCATGGCGCTGGAGAACGCGCTCCCGGGCGTGCCCGCGTTCATCGTCGGCGCCGGTCCGTCCCTGGGCAAGAACGGGCCCCTGTTGGCGGAGGCTGCGAAGAAGGGCCTGGTCATTTCCGTCAACACCAGTGCTCGCGCGCTCGCGAGCTACGGCGTGGAGCCGCAGGTGCTTGCCTGCCTCGAGTCCGTGGACGTCTCGCACTTGTTGAAGGATCTGCCCTTCATCGATCGCGTCGTGCGTGCCATCAGTCTCACCGCCCACCCCAATACCTTGCGCACGGGTCAAGGGCCGCTGCTTCCCGTATACGAAGCGCTGCCGGAAATTTCGTTTCCTCTGGCTGAACTCACGGGACTCATGGGATTGCCCGTGTGCGGCAGTGTTACCACTGCCGCCTTCTCTTTGGCTCAGCGCCTCGGCTGCAATCCAATCGTCCTGGTCGGCCAAGATCTCGCCTACACCGACGGCCAGGCCTACGCGCGCGGTACCGCGTATGCGGATTCCAAGGCGCGCATCTCCGAGGATGGACAGTGCCTGGAGCTGGACTGGTGCGACACCCTGAAGCAGACCCACAACGCGGGCACGAGCGAGATGCACGAACGCGAGGCCGTCGAGTGGGTCACGGCTTGGGGCGGCAAAGGCATCGTGCCCACGGGCATGTCCTTCACGCCCGTGCGCGCCTGGTTCGGCGACGCCGCGAAGGTGCTGGAGCGCGAGTTCCCGGGCACGTCCCTGGTGAACGCCACGGAGGGTGGCGCTCGAATCGACGGCTTCCGCGAACAGAGCCTCGCCGACGTTCTGGCCTCACTACCGGAACGCCGCGTCAGCAACGACGACCTCGTGCGTCGCGCGCGCTGTCGCATGAAGGCCGTCAGCGCTGACGCCCTTCGCAGCTTTGCTCTGCAGAAGGCAGAAGCAGCCGGCACCGTCGGCAAGCGCGCGCGACATGCGCGAGCGCTGGCGACGCGCGCGCTGGGCGCCATGCGCCAGGGCGAACATGGCAAAATCCCCGCGCTCTTCGCCAAGCTCGAGGCAGCCGAAGCCGCGCTGCGTGAAGCCGTCCGCCGCGCCCCCTTGGTCGACACCTACGGGTTTGCAGAAGTGGACGCTGCTCTGGGCGTCCAGAGCGACAGCGGCGACGCTGCCAACGACGCCCGCACGGCGCTCGAGCGTGAAGTGCGTGTCACCTCCGCCATCATCCAGGCCAGCAAGCGCCTGCGCACCAAGTTTCTCTCCATGGCCGCCCGTCTCGAAGCGTCCGTGGAGGGCCGTCAACACCCATAA
- the fliD gene encoding flagellar filament capping protein FliD, whose amino-acid sequence MAGTISFGGVGSGIDTEGIVQGLVGASSSGVSSMKSRAAATHAAVSTMSELGTLLANLKSALEALDDPKEVASYAGSSSSSALSVSTLGTANPGRYSVSVDNLAKEQRTYSNAFASASAPLGQSGSFDITVGTDAAVPISVSTGDSLEDIVAKVNASDARVNASIFYDGTSYYMQIAGQETGAANSVGFAENGTSLGLTVPGNTKQNAEDAVVTIDTFTITRPSNEISGVLQGVTLTLSELTTSPATVKVESNPDALKEKLEAVVTAYNAVIDKVQSTAGYADIKPTNPVLAGDALLRGLSNKMSSSLQTLVGSGSYQTLGSIGLSADKSGKLSLDSAKLTKALATDAESVTKMLSGVTENDGAMDVFRDALATYTDTGTGLIDTRKETLESRAKSLDDRVTEEEARLQRYAEMLRRQFTNMDGQVAAWNSQMDYLSRLYSGG is encoded by the coding sequence ATGGCCGGTACGATCTCGTTTGGTGGTGTTGGCTCCGGAATCGACACGGAAGGCATCGTGCAAGGCCTGGTGGGGGCTTCCAGCAGCGGCGTCTCCTCCATGAAGAGCCGCGCTGCCGCCACGCACGCGGCAGTGAGCACCATGAGCGAGCTTGGAACGCTGCTCGCCAACCTGAAGTCGGCCCTCGAGGCGCTGGACGACCCCAAGGAAGTGGCTTCCTACGCCGGCAGCTCGTCGTCGTCGGCGCTTTCCGTGTCCACGCTCGGCACTGCCAACCCCGGCCGCTACTCGGTGAGCGTCGACAACCTGGCCAAGGAGCAGCGCACCTACAGCAACGCTTTTGCGTCCGCCAGCGCTCCTCTGGGGCAAAGCGGCAGCTTCGACATCACCGTGGGCACGGACGCCGCAGTACCCATCTCGGTGTCGACCGGCGACAGCCTGGAGGACATCGTAGCCAAGGTCAACGCGAGCGACGCTCGCGTCAACGCGTCCATCTTCTACGATGGCACGAGCTACTACATGCAGATCGCAGGGCAAGAAACGGGTGCCGCGAACTCGGTAGGCTTCGCCGAAAACGGCACTAGCCTGGGGCTGACCGTCCCGGGCAACACCAAGCAGAATGCCGAAGATGCCGTGGTGACAATCGACACCTTCACCATCACTCGCCCGAGCAACGAGATCTCCGGCGTACTTCAGGGCGTGACCCTGACGCTCAGCGAACTCACCACGTCACCGGCGACGGTGAAAGTCGAGAGCAACCCAGACGCTCTCAAAGAGAAGTTGGAGGCCGTCGTCACGGCCTACAACGCCGTCATCGACAAGGTGCAGAGCACCGCTGGCTACGCGGACATCAAGCCGACGAATCCAGTGCTGGCCGGCGACGCGCTGCTGAGGGGGCTGTCGAACAAGATGAGCAGCTCCTTGCAGACCCTGGTCGGTTCGGGCAGCTACCAGACCCTGGGCAGCATCGGCCTGAGCGCGGACAAGAGCGGTAAGCTCAGCCTCGACAGCGCCAAGCTCACCAAAGCGCTGGCGACCGACGCCGAGAGCGTCACCAAGATGCTCTCCGGGGTGACCGAGAATGACGGCGCCATGGACGTGTTCCGAGACGCGTTGGCCACCTACACCGATACCGGCACGGGCCTCATCGACACGCGCAAGGAGACCCTGGAGTCGCGCGCCAAGAGCCTCGACGACCGCGTCACCGAGGAAGAAGCTCGCCTGCAGCGCTACGCCGAAATGCTGCGCCGGCAGTTCACGAACATGGACGGGCAGGTAGCCGCGTGGAACTCACAGATGGACTACCTCTCCCGCCTCTACTCGGGTGGCTGA
- a CDS encoding methyltransferase domain-containing protein, which translates to MTTRVSAQPEAPANRDPVYVGSTQRSEVYAHFKSGAIVRAPRSRARSYPNLRGGAPPTRAFYAELARQCRGGLCIDVGTGSAEGAELLGARADRVFALERDREALAFAREYTRRAEIVDHDARYPLPVKGASHAMLADVLGHVKDPSVVLTHVRDALAEDGRALIAEPHAAPGQRLTPPLRRAFSTRELERLLARSGFRVESWVMQQGTFVSCFASPLRTAAADALVRGVRALSIGDPEAALGAFARATDSEDRLTAREARLGRARAAVALGRGNDAVMALDAAVAIDPDCSEAYASLAEIALLMGEADNALSLAMRAAELDSTSPLAARVAAHAAGRLGHPEAPAAWRTALSLSPDHVDVAGEAARVFAERGDYANGIVVFERLRAYGDPLGAPFHTTLGWLLLLDGRTADARLEAQMALQLAPHDDAASELWTALQGDPRATH; encoded by the coding sequence ATGACCACGCGTGTGAGCGCCCAACCCGAAGCCCCTGCCAACCGTGACCCCGTCTACGTGGGGTCGACCCAACGCAGCGAGGTCTACGCCCACTTCAAGTCCGGTGCGATCGTGCGCGCACCGCGCAGTCGCGCGCGCAGCTACCCGAACCTGCGCGGGGGCGCCCCGCCTACTCGCGCGTTCTACGCGGAGCTGGCGCGGCAGTGCCGTGGTGGGCTCTGCATCGACGTGGGCACGGGGTCTGCCGAAGGCGCCGAGTTGCTCGGGGCTCGCGCGGACCGCGTGTTCGCCCTCGAGCGAGATCGAGAAGCGCTGGCGTTTGCGCGCGAGTACACCCGTCGGGCCGAAATCGTCGACCATGACGCGCGCTACCCCTTGCCGGTGAAGGGCGCCTCTCACGCCATGCTGGCGGATGTGTTGGGCCACGTGAAGGATCCGAGCGTGGTGCTGACACACGTGCGTGACGCCCTCGCCGAGGACGGCCGCGCCTTGATTGCGGAACCTCACGCGGCTCCCGGCCAGCGCCTGACGCCACCTCTGCGTCGCGCCTTCAGTACACGAGAGTTGGAGCGACTGCTGGCGCGCTCGGGTTTCCGAGTGGAGAGCTGGGTCATGCAACAAGGCACCTTCGTGTCCTGCTTTGCGAGCCCGCTGCGCACGGCAGCGGCCGACGCTCTCGTCCGCGGCGTTCGCGCGCTGTCGATCGGGGATCCCGAGGCTGCGCTGGGCGCATTTGCGCGGGCGACGGACAGCGAAGATCGTCTCACGGCGCGAGAAGCCCGTCTCGGCCGCGCGCGCGCGGCCGTTGCCCTCGGTCGCGGCAACGACGCGGTGATGGCCCTGGACGCAGCGGTGGCCATCGACCCCGACTGCTCGGAAGCCTACGCTTCTCTTGCGGAGATCGCGCTGCTGATGGGAGAGGCGGACAACGCACTGAGCCTCGCCATGCGTGCCGCAGAGCTCGACTCGACGTCGCCTCTTGCGGCGCGAGTCGCGGCACACGCAGCAGGACGCTTGGGTCACCCGGAAGCGCCAGCAGCCTGGCGCACGGCCCTGTCACTTTCCCCCGACCACGTCGACGTGGCCGGAGAAGCCGCGCGAGTGTTCGCAGAGCGGGGCGACTACGCCAACGGCATCGTCGTGTTCGAGCGGCTTCGGGCCTATGGCGATCCCCTGGGCGCTCCGTTCCACACGACGCTGGGCTGGCTGTTGCTCCTCGACGGCCGAACCGCCGACGCGCGCTTGGAAGCGCAGATGGCTCTCCAACTCGCGCCCCACGACGACGCGGCGAGCGAGCTGTGGACGGCCCTGCAAGGCGACCCCCGGGCCACTCACTGA
- a CDS encoding response regulator: protein MGPDENRSGIRVMVVDDDDAFLRAARRLLEALGHDVFVAQSVSEAIAIQEEHDPDVALVDWALQQETGEQVCAALREFQPPPGIIVVTGLDVDELVERSLHAGAVYYMGKPLQRDRMKVFIQRLYKLRVESSVPPPPINGQGEPPCWVGRDGIVQFADGGRASRLSASQRRCLEYLLRRRDSVVSAEEIRQRLGLSSPHAAENLIFKIRERLGPRRGCIETVRGEGFIIRSLSRH from the coding sequence ATGGGACCCGACGAAAACCGCTCCGGCATCCGCGTCATGGTCGTCGACGATGACGATGCGTTCCTTCGAGCAGCCCGCCGGCTGCTCGAAGCGCTGGGCCACGACGTGTTCGTGGCTCAAAGTGTGAGTGAAGCTATCGCCATCCAGGAAGAGCACGACCCCGACGTGGCCTTGGTCGACTGGGCGCTGCAGCAGGAGACTGGCGAACAAGTCTGCGCCGCGCTGCGCGAGTTCCAGCCACCGCCCGGGATCATCGTCGTCACCGGCCTCGACGTCGACGAGTTGGTCGAACGTTCACTTCACGCCGGCGCGGTCTACTACATGGGCAAGCCACTCCAGCGGGACCGCATGAAAGTGTTCATTCAGCGCTTGTACAAGCTCCGCGTGGAGTCCTCGGTGCCGCCCCCGCCCATCAACGGTCAGGGAGAGCCACCCTGCTGGGTAGGACGCGACGGGATCGTTCAGTTCGCGGACGGCGGGCGAGCCTCACGTCTCAGCGCCAGCCAGCGCCGCTGTCTCGAGTACCTGCTGCGCCGCCGCGACAGCGTCGTCAGTGCCGAGGAGATCCGTCAGCGCTTGGGACTCAGCTCTCCGCACGCTGCCGAGAACCTGATCTTCAAGATCCGAGAACGCCTGGGTCCGCGCCGCGGCTGTATCGAGACCGTCCGCGGCGAAGGCTTCATCATCCGCTCGCTGTCGCGACACTAG
- the fliS gene encoding flagellar export chaperone FliS, whose amino-acid sequence MMQTAAHRYQQVQASTSSPGELLIALYDGLFRFLKGARALLEQGQRARAGELLSRAYSVVSELYIALDHDVNPELCSNLESVYGFCMDKITFANLRGSVEAVDEVIRVLTPLREAWAVAVVEAQKEKAQR is encoded by the coding sequence ATGATGCAAACCGCCGCGCACCGCTACCAGCAAGTCCAAGCCAGCACCTCCAGCCCTGGGGAGTTGCTCATCGCCCTTTACGACGGGTTGTTCCGCTTCTTGAAGGGCGCTCGCGCCTTGCTCGAGCAGGGACAACGTGCGCGAGCCGGGGAGCTACTCAGCAGAGCCTATTCCGTCGTTTCCGAGCTGTACATCGCCCTGGATCACGACGTGAACCCCGAGCTCTGTTCCAACCTCGAGTCCGTGTACGGCTTTTGCATGGACAAGATCACGTTCGCCAATCTCCGCGGATCCGTGGAGGCCGTGGACGAAGTGATTCGAGTATTGACCCCTCTGCGCGAGGCTTGGGCCGTCGCCGTCGTCGAAGCGCAGAAGGAGAAAGCCCAGCGCTAG
- a CDS encoding flagellin produces the protein MALNIQTNVASLEAQKSVYGNQRALMSSFAKLSSGFRINSAADDAAGLGISESMKSQIRSYTVAERNAADGVSMAQTAESALGEVHDVLGRMRELAMQSSNGSLSSTDRGYLNTEFGLLKAEITRIQDSAKFNAKKVVGSTTASVTFQVGLNNTAADKITVTFGGVGYTALLAATTVISGSGATGALTALGRIDTAITTTSTARSKFGAAMNRLEVATSNIQTMRLNLSAANSRIRDVDVAEETAKMSRNQVLSQAGISVLAQANQLPQMAFGLIGR, from the coding sequence ATGGCATTGAATATCCAGACCAACGTTGCTTCACTCGAAGCACAGAAGTCAGTCTACGGCAATCAACGCGCGCTGATGAGCAGCTTCGCAAAGCTCTCCAGCGGCTTCCGAATCAACTCAGCAGCGGACGACGCGGCAGGCCTCGGCATCAGCGAGAGCATGAAGTCGCAGATTCGCTCCTACACGGTGGCAGAGCGCAACGCGGCCGACGGCGTCTCCATGGCGCAGACGGCAGAAAGCGCGTTGGGCGAGGTCCACGACGTCTTGGGCCGCATGCGCGAACTAGCGATGCAGTCGTCCAACGGCTCCCTCAGCTCCACGGACCGCGGCTATCTCAACACCGAGTTCGGGCTGCTGAAGGCCGAGATCACGCGCATTCAGGATTCCGCCAAGTTCAACGCCAAGAAGGTGGTCGGCTCCACAACGGCCAGCGTCACCTTCCAGGTCGGCTTGAACAACACCGCGGCCGACAAGATCACCGTCACCTTCGGTGGCGTTGGCTACACCGCGCTGCTGGCAGCGACCACGGTCATCTCTGGTTCGGGCGCCACTGGAGCCCTCACGGCCTTGGGCCGCATCGACACGGCGATCACGACCACCAGCACCGCGCGCTCCAAGTTCGGCGCTGCGATGAACCGCCTCGAAGTTGCCACCAGCAACATCCAGACGATGCGTCTCAACCTCTCCGCAGCCAACTCGCGCATCCGCGACGTGGACGTCGCCGAGGAGACCGCGAAGATGAGCCGCAACCAGGTGCTGAGCCAGGCAGGCATCTCTGTCTTGGCGCAGGCCAACCAATTGCCGCAAATGGCCTTCGGCCTGATCGGTCGATGA
- a CDS encoding phenylpyruvate tautomerase MIF-related protein, whose amino-acid sequence MTRLHRLEGGAMVRAMPLLKIVSSHSPHPEVQRSVLGTLSKRLAELLGKPESYVMTCWAPNAMMTFGGTDEASCFVEVKNIGRLTSEQTNAITRDVCNALAGAAGVAPNRTYVEFEDAEPHLWGWNGENFA is encoded by the coding sequence GTGACCCGCTTGCATCGCCTCGAGGGGGGCGCCATGGTGCGCGCCATGCCGCTCTTGAAGATCGTCAGCAGTCACAGCCCCCATCCCGAGGTTCAGCGCTCCGTGCTCGGTACGCTGAGCAAACGCTTGGCGGAGCTCCTGGGCAAGCCCGAAAGCTACGTCATGACCTGCTGGGCACCGAATGCGATGATGACCTTCGGCGGCACCGATGAAGCGAGCTGCTTCGTCGAGGTCAAGAACATCGGACGGCTTACCAGCGAGCAGACCAACGCCATCACGCGTGACGTCTGTAACGCGCTTGCCGGCGCCGCAGGTGTCGCTCCCAATCGCACCTATGTGGAGTTCGAAGACGCCGAGCCACACCTTTGGGGCTGGAATGGCGAGAACTTTGCGTAG